One Avibacterium avium genomic window carries:
- the nagZ gene encoding beta-N-acetylhexosaminidase: MSALLIDLTGQDVSQEELELLTHPLVAGVILFTRNFYDREQIQHLIATLRHKVKKPLLITVDQEGGRVQRFREGFTQLPAMQSFAQLIRDPAEQKAMALEAGWQMAAEMTALDIDLSFAPVLDLGHQCRAIGDRSFHDEAEQTVELARQFILGMREAGMASTGKHFPGHGRVLADSHLETPYDERPKADIFTQDIVPFQRLIAENYLDAVMPAHVIYTQCDPQPASGSSYWLQQVLRQQLGFQGAIFSDDLGMKGAGFMGDFVARCQQSLNAGCDLLLLCNEREGVIQVLDHFQPQESPEQYVLRQQRLQGLFKRSQLDWKTLEKSSRWQENQQKLTALQQTWLASA; this comes from the coding sequence ATGTCAGCCTTACTTATCGATCTTACTGGACAAGACGTTAGCCAAGAAGAATTAGAACTGCTCACCCACCCGCTGGTTGCGGGCGTGATTTTATTTACCCGCAACTTTTATGATCGTGAGCAAATTCAACATCTTATCGCCACTTTACGCCACAAGGTCAAGAAACCGCTACTCATTACGGTGGATCAAGAAGGTGGGCGGGTGCAACGCTTTCGTGAGGGGTTTACCCAACTGCCCGCAATGCAAAGTTTCGCCCAGCTTATCCGCGATCCCGCTGAACAAAAAGCAATGGCATTAGAAGCGGGCTGGCAAATGGCAGCAGAAATGACCGCACTTGATATTGATTTAAGCTTTGCTCCAGTGTTGGATTTAGGTCATCAATGCCGTGCCATTGGCGATCGCAGTTTCCACGATGAGGCTGAGCAAACTGTTGAACTAGCGCGCCAATTTATTCTTGGAATGCGTGAGGCAGGAATGGCAAGCACGGGCAAACATTTCCCTGGACACGGGCGAGTGCTGGCTGATTCTCATCTTGAAACCCCTTATGATGAACGCCCCAAAGCGGATATTTTCACGCAAGATATTGTGCCGTTTCAGCGTTTAATCGCGGAAAATTATCTCGATGCGGTAATGCCCGCACACGTCATTTACACGCAATGCGATCCGCAACCAGCAAGCGGATCAAGCTATTGGTTACAACAGGTGTTACGCCAACAGCTCGGCTTTCAAGGGGCAATTTTCTCTGATGATTTAGGAATGAAAGGTGCGGGTTTTATGGGCGATTTTGTGGCGCGTTGTCAGCAATCCCTTAATGCGGGTTGTGATTTACTATTGCTTTGCAATGAGCGTGAGGGCGTGATCCAAGTGCTAGATCATTTCCAACCGCAAGAATCCCCTGAGCAATATGTCCTGCGCCAACAACGTTTGCAAGGTTTGTTTAAACGTAGCCAGTTAGATTGGAAAACTTTAGAAAAATCATCACGTTGGCAAGAAAATCAGCAAAAATTGACCGCACTTCAACAAACTTGGTTAGCGAGTGCCTAA
- a CDS encoding 5'-nucleotidase, lipoprotein e(P4) family, which yields MKHTKSKLAVLTLSALFVLTACTSNQQHAEQQLQEQAVLGLNWVQQSGEYQALAYQAFNMAKIAFDQAKATKGKKKAVVVDLDETMMDNSAYAGWQVQTGRSFNGDDWTRWVNARQTAAVPGAVEFNNYVNSHNGKVFYVSNRKDAIEKAATLDDLKTLGFVGASENTLYLKKDQSNKSPRFAEIEKLGYDIVLYVGDNLNDFGDATYKKSNAERRTFVQENNQLFGKKFIMLPNPNYGDWEGGLSQDYYKSAEHRLNIRHNAIKAWDGK from the coding sequence ATGAAACATACCAAATCCAAATTAGCCGTATTGACGCTTTCCGCTCTTTTTGTACTCACAGCTTGTACCTCAAATCAACAACATGCTGAACAGCAATTACAAGAGCAAGCCGTGCTAGGCTTAAACTGGGTACAACAATCTGGTGAATATCAAGCCTTAGCCTATCAAGCCTTTAATATGGCAAAAATTGCCTTTGACCAAGCGAAAGCTACCAAAGGTAAAAAGAAAGCGGTTGTAGTGGATCTTGATGAAACAATGATGGACAACAGTGCTTATGCGGGTTGGCAAGTGCAAACAGGTCGCAGTTTTAATGGTGATGACTGGACACGTTGGGTGAATGCACGGCAGACCGCGGCTGTACCGGGCGCAGTTGAATTTAATAACTATGTAAACAGCCACAACGGTAAAGTTTTCTATGTTTCTAATCGCAAAGATGCCATAGAGAAAGCGGCTACACTTGATGATTTAAAAACACTGGGTTTTGTTGGCGCAAGTGAAAACACGCTCTATTTGAAAAAAGACCAATCAAATAAATCCCCTCGCTTTGCAGAAATAGAGAAACTTGGCTATGACATCGTCCTTTATGTGGGTGATAATCTCAATGATTTCGGTGATGCGACTTATAAAAAATCCAATGCAGAACGCAGAACATTTGTGCAAGAAAATAACCAATTATTTGGTAAAAAATTTATTATGCTACCAAACCCTAACTATGGTGATTGGGAAGGGGGATTATCACAAGATTATTATAAAAGCGCTGAGCATCGGCTTAATATCCGCCACAACGCAATTAAAGCATGGGATGGAAAATAA
- a CDS encoding helix-turn-helix domain-containing protein — protein sequence MTKYTTLDELISQETTETQQKIKEMSDELILETGLAMLREKLALSQREMAEAIGVSQSAIAQLEQRGNDVKLSTLKRYVEKMGGELSLTVKMPSGYSQIFPI from the coding sequence ATGACTAAATATACCACGCTAGATGAGTTAATCTCACAAGAAACCACAGAGACACAACAAAAAATAAAAGAAATGTCTGATGAGTTAATTTTGGAAACAGGACTTGCAATGTTACGCGAAAAATTGGCACTTTCTCAGCGAGAAATGGCTGAAGCCATCGGCGTTTCTCAATCTGCTATCGCCCAATTAGAGCAACGCGGGAATGATGTTAAACTTTCTACCCTAAAACGCTATGTGGAAAAAATGGGCGGTGAACTCAGCCTAACAGTCAAAATGCCAAGTGGATATAGCCAAATTTTTCCAATTTAA
- the hinT gene encoding purine nucleoside phosphoramidase yields the protein MAEETIFSKIIRKEIPANIVYQDELVTAFRDISPQAATHILIIPNKLIPTVNEVSEQDEVALGRLFTVAAKLAEQEGIAQDGYRLIVNCNKHGGQEVYHLHMHLLGGEPLGKMLAK from the coding sequence ATGGCAGAAGAAACCATTTTCAGTAAAATTATTCGTAAAGAAATCCCAGCAAATATCGTTTATCAAGATGAATTAGTCACCGCATTTCGTGATATTTCACCGCAAGCGGCAACCCATATTTTGATTATTCCGAATAAACTGATCCCGACAGTGAATGAAGTGAGCGAGCAAGATGAAGTGGCATTAGGACGTTTATTTACCGTTGCAGCAAAATTGGCAGAGCAAGAAGGCATTGCACAAGATGGCTACCGTCTTATCGTCAATTGCAACAAACACGGCGGACAAGAGGTGTATCATTTGCATATGCACTTACTTGGTGGTGAACCACTTGGCAAAATGTTGGCAAAATAA
- a CDS encoding type II toxin-antitoxin system RelE/ParE family toxin has protein sequence MKEQRKWTVIATEQFKSWLSKQDEECRIAVLTSLNNLRFYGPQLSRPYADTVKGSKYANMKELRVQHQGKPIRAFFAFDPLRQAIVLCAGDKSGDKQFYNRMIRLADNEFTAYLATLEKKDD, from the coding sequence ATGAAAGAACAGAGAAAATGGACGGTAATTGCAACAGAACAATTCAAATCTTGGTTAAGCAAGCAAGATGAAGAATGCCGTATCGCTGTTTTAACTTCATTAAATAACTTAAGATTTTATGGGCCACAGTTGTCGCGTCCTTATGCCGATACAGTAAAAGGTTCAAAATATGCCAATATGAAAGAACTACGCGTTCAGCATCAAGGCAAACCTATTCGCGCATTTTTTGCTTTTGATCCACTGCGCCAAGCTATTGTTTTATGCGCAGGCGATAAAAGTGGTGACAAACAATTCTACAATCGAATGATCAGATTAGCTGACAATGAATTTACCGCTTATTTAGCAACCTTGGAGAAAAAAGATGACTAA
- the yegQ gene encoding tRNA 5-hydroxyuridine modification protein YegQ produces the protein MTTTFKPELLSPAGSLKNMRYAFAYGADAVYAGQPRYSLRVRNNEFNHTNLKIGIDEAHALGKKFYVVVNIAPHNSKLKTFIKDLQPVVEMKPDALIMSDPGLIMLVREHFPDIDIHLSVQANAVNWATVKFWKQMGLTRVILSRELSIDEIAEIRQQVPDMEIEIFVHGALCMAYSGRCLLSGYINKRDPNQGTCTNACRWEYSVEEGKEDEVGNIVGNEIPVKNVAPTLGEGQTTDKVFLLAESQRPEEKISAFEDEHGTYIMNSKDLRAVQHVEKLTQIGVHSLKIEGRTKSFYYCARTAQVYRKAIDDAAAGKPFDESLMDTLESLAHRGYTEGFLRRHTHDEYQNYDYGYSISERQQFVGEFTGVRKEGLAEVAVKNKFLLGDEVELMTPKGNIVFKIQRMLNRKGEEVEAALGDGHFVFLDVPEDLELDYALLMRNLVNANTRNPHANEK, from the coding sequence ATGACAACCACATTTAAACCAGAACTGCTTTCACCTGCAGGTTCGTTAAAAAATATGCGCTATGCCTTTGCGTATGGCGCTGATGCCGTTTATGCAGGGCAGCCACGTTATAGCTTGCGTGTGCGCAACAATGAATTTAACCACACCAATTTAAAAATTGGCATTGATGAAGCGCACGCGCTAGGCAAAAAATTCTATGTAGTGGTGAATATTGCACCGCACAATTCCAAATTAAAAACCTTTATTAAAGATCTTCAGCCTGTGGTGGAAATGAAGCCCGATGCCTTAATTATGTCTGACCCAGGGTTGATTATGCTTGTGCGTGAACATTTCCCCGATATTGACATTCACCTTTCGGTGCAAGCCAATGCAGTGAACTGGGCAACGGTGAAATTCTGGAAACAAATGGGACTAACTCGCGTGATTTTATCTCGCGAACTTTCGATTGATGAAATTGCTGAAATTCGCCAGCAAGTGCCAGATATGGAAATTGAAATTTTCGTCCACGGTGCATTATGTATGGCCTATTCGGGGCGTTGTTTGCTTTCAGGTTACATCAACAAGCGCGATCCAAACCAAGGCACTTGCACCAATGCGTGCCGTTGGGAATATTCGGTAGAAGAAGGCAAGGAAGACGAAGTGGGCAACATTGTTGGCAATGAAATCCCTGTGAAAAATGTTGCGCCAACCTTGGGCGAAGGGCAAACTACGGACAAAGTCTTCTTACTTGCAGAAAGCCAGCGTCCAGAAGAAAAAATATCTGCCTTTGAGGACGAACACGGCACTTATATTATGAACTCAAAAGATCTGCGCGCCGTGCAACACGTTGAAAAACTCACCCAAATTGGAGTTCATTCACTAAAAATTGAAGGGCGCACCAAATCTTTCTACTATTGTGCAAGAACCGCACAGGTTTACCGCAAAGCTATTGATGATGCCGCCGCAGGCAAACCATTTGATGAAAGCTTAATGGATACCCTTGAAAGCCTTGCACACCGTGGCTATACCGAGGGCTTTTTACGTCGCCATACGCACGATGAATACCAAAACTACGACTATGGTTATAGCATTTCTGAGCGTCAGCAATTTGTCGGTGAATTTACTGGTGTGCGTAAAGAGGGCTTGGCCGAAGTGGCGGTAAAAAATAAATTCTTACTTGGCGATGAAGTGGAATTAATGACGCCAAAAGGCAATATTGTGTTCAAAATCCAAAGAATGCTGAACCGCAAAGGCGAAGAAGTGGAGGCAGCATTAGGCGACGGACATTTTGTGTTCCTTGATGTGCCTGAAGATCTTGAACTTGATTATGCGTTATTAATGCGAAATTTGGTCAATGCCAACACGCGTAATCCGCACGCAAATGAAAAATAA
- a CDS encoding DUF805 domain-containing protein, giving the protein MNWFLFTLKNINFYSRARRKEFIMFSLFNLIFSFISFVPDYLLNISLFNPIYYILMFIPNLSLLVRRFHDLDLSAWALLLLLIPIINVIVFILLMTLSGTVGPNRYGDDPKQQIAE; this is encoded by the coding sequence ATGAATTGGTTTCTTTTTACACTAAAAAATATTAATTTTTACTCAAGAGCGAGAAGAAAAGAATTTATTATGTTTTCGCTATTCAATTTAATATTTAGCTTTATTTCATTTGTTCCAGATTATCTACTAAACATTAGTCTTTTCAATCCGATTTATTATATATTGATGTTCATACCTAATCTTTCTCTCTTGGTTAGAAGATTTCACGATCTAGATTTATCTGCGTGGGCATTGTTATTATTGCTTATACCAATTATTAACGTTATTGTCTTTATTTTATTAATGACGTTATCAGGCACAGTTGGACCAAATAGATATGGTGATGATCCTAAACAGCAAATAGCTGAATAA
- the rlmC gene encoding 23S rRNA (uracil(747)-C(5))-methyltransferase RlmC produces MPVCPHFMAGQCRSCQWLKMPYAKQLDEKKAHLIQQLNGLDQSQLEWLPPYTSAQQGFRNKAKMVVSGSVERPILGILTDPNAPQSAVDLSDCLLYPAHFAEIFAQLKTFIGRAGLVPYNIAKRKGELKYILLTESQSNGTLMLRFVLRSTAKLALIQRELPQLLANLPQIKVVSLNIQPKHAAILEGEEEIFLTEQKQLAESFNKIPLFIRPQSFFQTNPKVAEGLYSTAQQWIKDLPISKIWDLFCGVGGFGLHCAAILQQKGVNVQLTGIEISPSAIASASLSAEKLGLAQVKFQSLDAANFALAQNEKPDLLIVNPPRRGIGKELAQFLNKLQPHFILYSSCNAVSMGKDLQELANYQAQKIKLFDMFPNTAHYEVLVLLKLIRL; encoded by the coding sequence ATGCCAGTTTGTCCACACTTTATGGCGGGACAATGCCGTTCTTGCCAATGGCTTAAAATGCCTTATGCAAAACAGCTTGATGAGAAAAAAGCGCATTTGATTCAACAACTTAATGGGCTTGATCAATCACAGCTTGAATGGTTGCCACCTTATACTTCTGCGCAACAAGGTTTTCGTAACAAAGCCAAAATGGTGGTGAGCGGTTCGGTGGAACGTCCAATTTTAGGCATTTTGACCGATCCCAATGCTCCACAAAGTGCGGTAGATTTATCCGATTGTTTACTCTACCCTGCGCATTTCGCTGAGATTTTTGCCCAATTAAAAACCTTTATCGGGCGTGCGGGGCTTGTGCCTTACAACATCGCCAAACGCAAAGGCGAGTTAAAGTATATTTTGCTCACGGAAAGCCAAAGTAACGGCACATTAATGTTACGTTTTGTGTTGCGATCTACCGCTAAACTGGCGCTTATTCAGCGAGAATTACCACAATTATTGGCAAACTTGCCACAAATAAAGGTGGTGAGCCTGAATATTCAACCGAAACACGCGGCGATTTTAGAAGGAGAAGAAGAAATTTTTCTCACGGAACAAAAGCAGCTCGCTGAAAGTTTTAACAAAATTCCGTTATTTATTCGCCCACAAAGCTTTTTCCAAACCAATCCAAAGGTGGCAGAAGGCTTATACAGCACGGCACAGCAATGGATTAAGGATCTTCCCATTAGCAAAATTTGGGATCTGTTTTGCGGCGTAGGGGGCTTTGGCTTGCATTGTGCGGCGATCTTGCAACAAAAAGGCGTAAACGTGCAATTAACTGGCATTGAAATTTCCCCATCAGCGATTGCTAGTGCTAGCTTGTCAGCCGAAAAATTGGGCTTAGCACAGGTGAAGTTTCAATCCTTAGATGCAGCAAATTTTGCCTTAGCACAAAATGAAAAACCAGATTTGCTGATCGTCAATCCGCCACGCCGTGGTATTGGCAAAGAGTTGGCTCAATTTCTCAACAAATTACAACCGCACTTTATTTTATATTCCAGCTGCAATGCGGTTTCAATGGGCAAAGACTTGCAAGAATTAGCAAACTACCAAGCACAGAAAATCAAACTTTTTGATATGTTTCCTAATACAGCTCATTATGAAGTGTTGGTGTTGTTAAAATTAATAAGGTTATAA
- the pflB gene encoding formate C-acetyltransferase gives MTQLTEAQKKAWEGFTPGDWQTEVNVRDFIQKNYTPYEGDESFLAGATEATTKLWNDVMEKIKVENKTHEPYDIDTDTPSTITSHKPGYIEKDLEKIVGLQTDAPLKRAIMPYGGIKMVKGSCQVYRRELKPEIEHIFTEYRKTHNQGVFDVYTPDILRCRKSGVITGLPDAYGRGRIIGDYRRLALYGADFLMKDKFNQFNSLQEKLERGEDIQATIQLREEIAEQHRALGKIKEMAASYGFDVSNPATNAQEAVQWTYFAYLAAVKSQNGAAMSFGRVSTFLDIYIERDLKAGKITEQEAQELIDHLVMKLRMVRFLRTPEYDQLFSGDPMWATETLAGMGLDGRTLVTKNSFRILHTLYTMGPSPEPNLTILWSEQLPEAFKRYCAKVSIDTSSVQYENDDLMRPDFNSDDYAIACCVSPMVVGKQMQFFGARANLAKTLLYAINGGIDEKSGMQVGPKSAPITDEVLDFDTVMERMDSFMDWLATQYVTALNIIHFMHDKYAYEAALMAFHDRDVFRTMACGIAGLSVAADSLAAIKYAKVKPIRGDIKDKDGNVVASNVAIDFEIEGEYPQFGNNDSRVDDLAVDLVERFMKKIQTHNTYRNATPTQSVLTITSNVVYGKKTGNTPDGRRAGAPFGPGANPMHGRDQKGAVASLTSVAKLPFAYAKDGISYTFSIVPNALGKDYEAQKRNLAGLMDGYFHHEATVEGGQHLNVNVMNREMLLDAMENPEKYPQLTIRVSGYAVRFNSLTKEQQQDVITRTFTQAM, from the coding sequence ATGACTCAACTAACAGAAGCGCAAAAAAAAGCGTGGGAAGGTTTTACTCCAGGTGACTGGCAAACCGAAGTAAACGTACGCGATTTTATTCAAAAAAACTACACCCCTTATGAAGGTGATGAATCATTCCTTGCTGGTGCAACGGAAGCGACCACGAAATTATGGAATGATGTAATGGAAAAAATTAAGGTTGAGAACAAAACTCACGAACCTTATGACATTGATACAGATACGCCATCAACCATTACTTCTCACAAACCAGGTTACATTGAAAAAGACTTGGAAAAAATCGTGGGCTTACAAACTGATGCACCATTAAAACGTGCCATTATGCCTTATGGCGGAATTAAAATGGTGAAAGGTTCGTGCCAAGTTTATCGTCGCGAATTAAAACCTGAAATTGAACATATCTTTACAGAATATCGTAAAACCCATAACCAAGGGGTATTTGATGTTTACACCCCAGATATTTTACGTTGCCGTAAATCAGGCGTCATCACAGGGTTACCAGATGCTTATGGCCGTGGCCGTATCATTGGGGATTATCGCCGTTTAGCCCTTTACGGTGCAGATTTCTTAATGAAAGATAAATTTAACCAATTTAATTCATTACAAGAAAAATTAGAGCGTGGTGAGGATATTCAAGCAACAATTCAATTACGCGAAGAAATTGCTGAACAACACCGTGCATTGGGTAAAATTAAAGAAATGGCAGCCTCTTACGGCTTTGATGTTTCTAACCCAGCAACTAACGCACAAGAAGCGGTGCAATGGACGTATTTTGCTTACCTTGCAGCGGTGAAATCACAAAATGGTGCGGCAATGTCTTTTGGCCGTGTTTCTACTTTCTTAGATATTTACATTGAACGTGATCTTAAAGCGGGCAAAATCACAGAGCAAGAAGCACAAGAATTAATCGACCACCTTGTAATGAAATTGCGTATGGTGCGTTTCTTGCGTACTCCAGAATACGATCAATTATTCTCTGGCGACCCAATGTGGGCAACCGAAACATTGGCAGGTATGGGCTTAGACGGTCGTACATTAGTAACCAAAAACAGCTTCCGTATCTTACACACCCTTTATACAATGGGGCCATCACCAGAGCCAAACTTAACCATTCTTTGGTCTGAGCAGTTACCAGAAGCGTTCAAACGTTATTGTGCGAAAGTATCGATTGATACCTCATCTGTACAGTATGAAAACGATGACTTAATGCGTCCAGACTTCAACAGTGATGACTATGCGATCGCTTGTTGTGTAAGCCCGATGGTTGTGGGTAAACAAATGCAATTCTTCGGTGCGCGTGCGAACCTTGCAAAAACCTTGTTATACGCAATCAATGGCGGTATTGATGAAAAATCAGGTATGCAAGTAGGGCCTAAATCAGCACCAATTACAGATGAAGTGTTAGACTTCGATACAGTAATGGAACGTATGGACAGCTTTATGGATTGGCTTGCTACCCAATACGTTACTGCATTAAACATCATTCACTTTATGCACGATAAATATGCCTATGAAGCGGCATTAATGGCATTCCACGATCGTGATGTATTCCGCACAATGGCTTGCGGTATCGCAGGGCTTTCTGTGGCAGCAGACTCATTAGCTGCGATCAAATACGCTAAAGTGAAACCAATTCGTGGCGACATCAAAGATAAAGATGGCAACGTAGTGGCATCTAACGTGGCGATCGACTTTGAAATCGAAGGTGAATATCCACAATTTGGTAACAACGACAGCCGTGTTGATGATCTAGCGGTAGATTTAGTTGAACGCTTTATGAAGAAAATTCAAACGCACAACACTTATCGCAACGCAACCCCAACACAATCTGTACTTACTATTACATCTAACGTGGTTTATGGTAAGAAAACAGGTAACACCCCAGATGGTCGCCGTGCTGGTGCGCCATTCGGGCCAGGTGCAAACCCAATGCACGGACGCGATCAAAAAGGTGCGGTAGCTTCATTAACTTCTGTAGCGAAATTACCATTTGCTTACGCGAAAGACGGTATTTCTTACACCTTCTCAATCGTACCAAACGCATTAGGTAAAGATTACGAAGCACAAAAACGCAACCTTGCAGGCTTAATGGACGGTTACTTCCACCACGAAGCGACTGTTGAAGGCGGACAACACTTAAACGTGAACGTAATGAACCGTGAAATGTTGTTAGATGCAATGGAAAACCCAGAAAAATATCCACAATTAACCATTCGTGTTTCTGGTTACGCCGTGCGTTTCAACTCTTTAACCAAAGAGCAACAACAAGACGTAATTACGCGTACTTTCACGCAAGCAATGTAA
- the focA gene encoding formate transporter FocA: MKKENAVSFMATPTEMAQLAEDIGVYKATKNQFYSFLSAISAGAFIALAFVFYTTTQTGLANVSWGLAKLVGGLVFSVGVIMVVVCGSELFTSSTMTLVARAGQRINTIQMLRNWVAVYAGNFVGAIIIAGLIWFAGQTMAANGQWGLTILKTAQHKIHHSWFEAFNLGILCNIMVCIAVWMSYAGKTLTDKAFIMILPIGLFVSSGFEHSVANMFMIPLGIITAHCSSAEFWQSLGLNAAQFADLDVYHFVVKNLIPVTLGNIVGGGVCIALMQWFTNRPHSH, from the coding sequence ATGAAAAAAGAAAATGCCGTGAGTTTTATGGCAACGCCAACGGAAATGGCTCAGCTCGCTGAAGATATTGGGGTTTATAAAGCCACTAAAAATCAATTCTATTCTTTTCTTTCCGCAATTTCAGCAGGGGCGTTTATTGCACTTGCTTTTGTCTTTTATACCACCACGCAAACAGGGCTAGCGAATGTGTCTTGGGGATTGGCTAAACTGGTTGGCGGTTTAGTGTTCTCTGTGGGCGTGATTATGGTGGTTGTCTGTGGTTCTGAGCTTTTCACTTCCTCAACAATGACGTTGGTGGCACGCGCAGGGCAACGAATTAATACCATTCAAATGTTACGCAACTGGGTTGCCGTTTATGCAGGTAATTTCGTCGGCGCAATCATCATTGCAGGCTTAATTTGGTTTGCTGGGCAAACAATGGCGGCCAATGGACAATGGGGCTTGACGATTTTAAAAACAGCCCAACATAAGATTCATCATAGCTGGTTTGAAGCTTTTAACTTAGGCATTTTATGTAACATTATGGTGTGCATTGCGGTGTGGATGAGCTATGCAGGAAAAACCTTAACAGACAAAGCCTTTATTATGATTTTACCGATCGGCTTGTTTGTTTCTTCAGGCTTCGAGCATAGTGTGGCGAATATGTTTATGATTCCCCTTGGGATCATCACAGCCCATTGCAGTTCAGCCGAGTTTTGGCAATCCCTTGGGCTAAATGCTGCACAATTTGCTGATTTAGATGTTTATCATTTTGTCGTAAAAAATCTTATTCCTGTTACGCTTGGTAATATTGTTGGTGGCGGGGTATGTATTGCATTAATGCAGTGGTTTACTAACAGACCACATTCACATTAG
- a CDS encoding YcfL family protein — translation MKKLFFLCGLSLLLAACSSTPSQNIVSENAPILNVEANLAPLIETKLHHNNVWLKNKSQQQLDVAYYFFWYDKNGVTQGEEPNLTSPSSLLLQPSQQTNLTPVPPTEQSVNYRLYLRLNKLQ, via the coding sequence ATGAAAAAACTGTTTTTTCTGTGCGGATTAAGCCTGTTGCTTGCTGCTTGTAGTTCCACGCCTTCGCAAAATATTGTGAGTGAGAATGCACCTATTTTAAATGTAGAAGCCAATCTCGCTCCCTTGATTGAAACAAAATTACACCACAACAATGTTTGGCTGAAAAACAAGAGCCAGCAGCAGCTTGATGTGGCTTATTATTTCTTTTGGTATGACAAAAATGGCGTAACCCAAGGAGAAGAGCCGAATTTAACCTCGCCTTCTAGTTTACTGCTACAACCAAGCCAACAAACCAACTTAACGCCTGTTCCGCCAACAGAACAAAGCGTCAATTACCGTTTATATCTTCGTTTGAATAAATTGCAATAA
- the metF gene encoding methylenetetrahydrofolate reductase → MSYAKEIDTLNNHLSGINGDINVSFEFFPPKNENMEKILWDSIHRLKVLKPKFVSVTYGANSGERDRTHSVVKHIKQETGLEAAPHLTGIDATPEELKKIAQDYWDSGIRRIVALRGDEPAGYDKKPFYASDLVELLRSVADFDISVAAYPEVHPEAKSAQADLINLKRKIDAGANHVITQFFFDIDSYLRFRDRCASIGIDAEIVPGILPVTNFKQLQKMAAITNVKIPAWMAKMYEGLENDQTTRNLVAASIAMDMVRVLSREGVKDFHFYTLNRSELTYAICHTLGVRPE, encoded by the coding sequence ATGAGCTATGCAAAGGAAATTGATACATTAAACAACCACTTATCAGGCATTAACGGCGACATCAACGTGTCTTTTGAGTTTTTCCCACCAAAAAATGAAAATATGGAAAAAATTCTGTGGGATTCCATTCATCGTTTAAAAGTGCTAAAACCGAAATTCGTTTCCGTAACCTATGGGGCAAATTCAGGGGAACGTGATCGCACTCACAGTGTGGTAAAACATATTAAACAAGAAACAGGCTTAGAAGCAGCTCCACACTTAACAGGAATTGATGCCACGCCAGAAGAGCTGAAAAAAATTGCTCAAGATTATTGGGATAGCGGTATCCGCCGCATTGTGGCATTGCGCGGTGATGAGCCAGCTGGATACGACAAAAAGCCTTTCTATGCGTCAGATTTAGTAGAATTATTACGTTCCGTGGCTGACTTTGATATTTCTGTGGCAGCCTACCCTGAGGTACACCCAGAAGCAAAATCTGCCCAAGCAGATTTGATCAATTTAAAACGCAAAATTGATGCGGGTGCAAATCACGTTATTACTCAATTTTTCTTTGATATTGACAGCTATTTACGCTTCCGCGATCGTTGTGCTTCTATCGGTATTGATGCCGAGATTGTGCCAGGGATCTTGCCTGTTACCAATTTCAAACAGCTACAAAAAATGGCAGCGATCACCAATGTGAAGATTCCTGCGTGGATGGCAAAAATGTATGAAGGATTGGAGAACGACCAAACCACCAGAAACCTTGTTGCGGCGAGCATCGCAATGGATATGGTGCGCGTGCTTTCTCGTGAAGGCGTGAAGGATTTCCATTTCTATACGCTCAACCGCAGCGAACTCACCTACGCCATTTGCCACACACTTGGTGTGCGTCCAGAATAA